From Cannabis sativa cultivar Pink pepper isolate KNU-18-1 chromosome 8, ASM2916894v1, whole genome shotgun sequence, a single genomic window includes:
- the LOC115700225 gene encoding uncharacterized protein LOC115700225 has product METDTLAWDVDLDDNSVFWNTLWKLCAPPKVKDLLWRAATNCLPTKSRLRSIYVPIDTICTVCKVTDETIYHFLVDCSFAKACWQQLTAGVNLTAVLLPTAQALLADWTQAQDLTFNLTVAFLTDVNGAETWAKPAENILKINVDVAIFSETATYSFARVIRDETGALVEAFTCCRSGVLQPEMVEALGVKEALSWVKRKDWRKVVIETDSLTVVQALRSSIPMVSYFGSIISDYKMLLNDLQDVYVNFIRHSANSVAHFLARASYLVADRVIRSSDVTSNFNHVITMECN; this is encoded by the exons ATGGAAACGGATACGTTGGCTTGGGATGTGGACTTG GATGATAATTCCGTCTTTTGGAATACTCTTTGGAAGCTATGTGCTCCTCCGAAAGTGAAAGACTTGTTATGGCGTGCTGCTACTAACTGTCTACCTACGAAATCCAGACTTCGTTCTATATATGTGCCTATTGATACCATCTGCACTGTCTGCAAAGTAACTGATGAAACCATCTACCATTTCTTGGTGGATTGCTCTTTTGCCAAAGCGTGTTGGCAACAGTTGACTGCTGGTGTTAATTTAACGGCAGTTCTTTTGCCAACTG CTCAAGCTTTACTCGCAGATTGGACTCAGGCTCAAGATTTGACATTTAATCTTACGGTTGCATTCCTTACTGATGTCAATGGTGCTGAAACTTGGGCTAAACCAGCTGAAAACATCTTGAAGATTAATGTAGATGTTGCCATTTTTTCAGAAACTGCAACTTATAGCTTTGCAAGGGTGATTAGGGATGAAACTGGCGCATTGGTGGAAGCTTTTACCTGCTGTCGGTCAGGGGTGTTGCAACCTGAAATGGTGGAAGCTTTGGGTGTTAAGGAGGCACTGAGTTGGGTTAAACGGAAAGATTGGAGGAAGGTTGTCATTGAAACTGATAGTCTTACTGTGGTGCAAGCGTTACGTAGCTCTATTCCTATGGTGTCATACTTTGGGAGTATTATTTCTGATTATAAGATGTTGTTAAATGACTTGCAAGATGTGTATGTCAATTTTATTAGACATTCTGCAAATAGTGTTGCTCATTTCTTAGCTCGAGCATCCTATTTAGTTGCTGATCGTGTTATCAGGAGTAGTGATGTTACCTCAAATTTTAATCATGTAATCACTATGGAGTGTAATTAA